The DNA segment caaactaaggcccgggggccacatgcggcccatcgaagccctttatccggcccccatgacaacggctccctcctcctctgcctttcctgtctcctccctcacctgttgcgtgccttccaaagctttgcttgtttataatgatatttttattattatttaattaataatttactaaggggtgctttgccagtgcttttggtacacaaaggcaaaagggggttagactaaatggcccaagggatcttttccaaacctctttattattattattattattggcacaaagacacagtataacacagcaaacaagatatatatatatatatatatatatacacacacacacacacacacacacacacacactggatttcatcccacaaaatcacaagttagaCACTTCCccggtgtttaggactgtgtgatggatgatgatgatgatgatgatgatgatgatgattaacaacattgaggctgggtgaccatctgtcaggggtgctttgcttgtgcttttggtacacaaatgtagaagggggttggacaagatggcccaaggtgtctcttccaaccctctttattatttttattatgattatgattattaacaacattgaggctgtatttcttcccgtttggtttttttaaacttcaaaataagagatgtgcagtgtgtataggaatttgtttataggggggttttttttcaactatagtccgaccctccaatggtctgaggcactgtgaactggccccctgtttaaaaagtttggggacccctggtctaattgATAAATAGCAACAAGAAGGAGAATCAGTTCTGTGCGGGCTTTCAGTGATGAGTCTGTCTTTGGCAAAAATCAAGTAAAGTAGACAGTATCAGTTTGTTTTTAGGGACAGTACGACTTTTAAAGCCCCGtacagtttgggtccaggttatctgaagaaaCATGCTCTTCCATATGGTATTTTCAACctttgtctttgttttgtttttctgtaggGGTGACTCTTTTAACTGCTATAAGCTACTTTGAGCCCCAGACTGGGGAaaggcatgatataaataaatacaataatagtaatgtCAGTACAGTGTGCCTTTGATATCCACTCAAGTTCCAGGACCTGCataaataccaaaatccatggttgATCTAGTgtgattatatacaatggtgtagcaaaatggaaaaatcaagctTTGCATTTTGGGGCCTGGCTGTGGCACAGACtggtaagcagcctgctgcaataaatcactctgaccatgaggtcatgagttcgaggccagcccgtggcggggtgagcacccgtcaattaaaaataaaaaatagcccctgctcatgctgacctagcaaccagaaagatagttgcatctatcaagtaggaaataaggtaccacttataaagtggggaggcaaatttaataataataataataataataataataataataataataataattttatttttataccccgcctcatctccctgaagggactcagggcggcttacatggggccaagcccgaacatcaacaatataaaacaaagcaaaaaataaatgaatcaacaacaacaataaaacaataaaactaatttaacattgtaaatttaactaatttacaacgttggaatgaggaagtgccgtcagagtggatgatgaagcagctcctctcccctgtggccagaatcgaacatcccctcaggagaaggttaaattgcctctgcgtctgtctgtctctgtctcggttctatgtatatatgggcattaaatgtttgccctatatgtatataatgtgatccgccctgagtccccttcggggtgagaagggcggaatataaatactgtaaataaataaataaatgctctatacacacacacacacatttgtcatTAATACAGAAACCATTAATATGGAAGGCCAATGGTAGCAATAGTGTTCAGGTTTCCTAGACGAATTCCAGTCAATGGATGAGGTGATGAGGGAGTTAGTGACCTTCAATGTTTCTTCTTTTATGATAAACTTTGGGAATTTTATTTTGCTCAGGATGCACCGTTGTGTCAGCTTTCACCTGagatcttttattttctttagaaACTGGATGGCTTCCAATTTGAGTCTGAATCTGGCTAAAGAAAAATTGTTGGAAGATGGAGTTCCGCCTGCAAAGAAACCCAGGTAACCCTAATTTTATCTTCCTTCAGTCTATATACTTCCTTTTTCCCGTAAATTGTTCAccacatatttttaaatacaaataaaagactgaaccaaaatgaacaaaatagcaAGTGAAGAaaacagtttcagaatacagttgTTAGAATAATTAAAAATCAAGAAATATAGTACAAACACATGCACTGTAATATATGTAAAGCATCAAAATAGCAAACCCATTATGTAACTTTCCAAAATGGACCAACACTAATTGCTTAATACATAAGAATTGGGTAAAAATACGTGTCACATTCCGTAACTTCCTTCTACGATTGTCCTTCCATCTTTGTATTTCTGCATGGTGTTGTAAATCAACAGGCAAACCTTTTTTCTGTGTCCATCCCTCCTTTTTGGTTGCAGGAAATTGTTACCGAGTCTGAAAACGAAAAAGCCGCAGGAGCTGGTGCTGGTGATTGGGACGGGCATCAGTGCGGCGGTGGCTCCTCAGGTGCCAGCCTTGAAGTCTTGGAAAGGACTCATCCAGGCCCTCCTTGACGCTGCCGTTGACTTCGACCTTCTCGAAGACGAGGAGAGGAGGAAATTTCAGAAGTGTCTCCGTGACGATAAGAACCTTATCCACGTGGCTCACGACCTTATCCAGAAACTGTCGCCGGTGAGTTGGTAgcacatggaaataatattttttcatgtttCAGATGGAAGGGATCCTGATGCCTAGAAAGCATTAAACCCTGACATACACAGAAGCTTTAAACTTGATGTTGATCTTAGTCTGTTTTCCTTTCTTGGCAGCGCACAAGCAATGTCCGCTCTACTTTTCTCAAAGACTGCTTATATGAAGTGTTCGACGACTTGGAGTCCAAAATGGAAGACACCGGGAAGCAGCTCCTTCGGTCAGTGCTCCACTTGATGGAGAAGGGGGCTCTTGTCCTGACCACGAACTTTGACAACCTGCTGGAAATTTATGCCACGGACCAAGGGAAGCAGCTTGAATCGCTTGACCTTACGGACGAGAAGAAGGTAATTGGGAGGAGCTCGTGCTTGTTAATGGCAGCCGTTCTAGTGTGTTCATCCATTTATTTCATAGCAGCATGCCCAGCTCAGGAAGTAAGAGTTTGAGCAAGGCTTaagaaagttacattttaaaagtacGTAAGAATCCCCCATTCCTCCATCTTAACCAGTATTATCAGTTCTGACTGGTAGTTGATTTCCTGGGTTTCAAGCAGGTTTTTTTCTCAGCTGCTCCTGGAGATCCCTGGTATCAGCTAGTAGCTTTCCATTTAAGCACCAACGAGGCATGACTTTgttcagtttcagaatgtgatCTTGTGTGTTCAGGATGATATGATGGTAAATGATTGCAATTGTAATCTCAGAACACCCCCATAGTAAGtcatgtcatttcagacttatggcaaATCTAagttgaaactacagtagagtctcacttatccaagctaaacgggccagcagaagcttggataagcgaatatcttggataataaggagggattaaggaaaagcctattaaacatcaaattaggttatgattttacaaattaagcaccaaaacttcatgttatacaacaaatttgacagaaaaagtagttcaatatgcagtaatgttatgttgtaattactgtacttacaactttagcaccaaaatatcatgatatattgaaaacattgactacaaaaatgggttggattatccagaggcttggataagtgaggcttggatgagtgagactctactgtatcaccagATTTCTTCAGAGGTGATGTTCCATTCATTTCctatgaggctgagaaagtgtgacttgctcaatatcacccagtggatttccatgtcaAGCAGGTATTAGAATATGGGTCTCTCAGACTCCGCTGCATCATGTGATTTACCAGACACTATTACAGTTACATTTAAAAAGCTGGATTCTTTACTTTGATATTTCTTAACAATAACACAGCTGCAATTCCACCTGGTcgcaaaaacaaaccaaaaacataTTCTGTATCCCATGATAGTTTTTTTTGTTGCTGTCTTGCCATTCTTGCTGTACACTAGAGAACAGGGCCAAATGTTAAACCATGCTAATATTTTATCCCCATGTTTTTAACCTTCCAGATACTAAAATTCCTTCAGGCAGATCTTTGTTTATGTTGGCACAGTGCCTGGCTTACTTCAAAAGGCAGATACacaatgtttgtgtatatacacacattttccaTGTCCATACCAGAGCTTTTGCCTCCTATAAGGTTTTGGAATATTATATACAGAATGAAAAGATAACAAATAAAAGACAAGTTTGCAAGACAAAAACGTTAAGCGCTGTAAATTGTGGAAGTGTTACAATAACTATGATATTGAGTGTATTCGGAAAACTTTGCCTATGTGGAATATATTTTATACAAAAATTTCACATTGAATAGTGATGGGATACTGAATTTTATGATAAAGGAGTCAACACTTGTGTAAATCATCCTGATTCAAATGCATAGCAAATAGATGTTTCCCATATGAAGAAAATGTGCCTCACCATTTTTGCATCCCACACACCGCTGTACCCCCACCTTATTTTTCAATTCTGCAAGGCAatacccaccctccaccccttaGAAACATCCCAAAACTATCTGAAATCATGGTGGTGTAAGTTCCCTTGAATCCACTTGGGCTAAATACTGTCCAGAAGGAAACGCAAAAGTGATGTGACATCCCATCCAGTAACTGCTAAACCGTAACTGTGGCTCCCTAGGAGTTATAGGGGCAAGAACTGGCCCCTGTCCAAGGGAAAGTGAGCGGTCCTTTGGTGAACACTTCTTGTACAATCCTGGACAGGTCTTGGAGTGGGCCCAGGAGAAGAGGAAGCTTAGTGTCCTCCACATACATGGTGTGTACACAAATCCCAGTGGCATCGTGCTCCATCCGGCCGGCTACCAGAATGTGTTACGCAACACAGAAGTCATGGTGAGATTTGCAGCTTTCTGTGGCCTTTTCTCATTTTGTGTGGGAATATTTTCCCTCTACATAATGTGTGGCCCACCAGGTGTTGTTAGCCTTCAATTGAATTGAAAGTGGGTTatcttctgtttgtttgtttttcttttctttctgcctcTATATTTAATTTATACTTCCTTGATATTGAAGAACTGTAAACTTGTTGGAagttgagaaggaaaaaaaagtgcAACATTTTGGTAGCCAGATTTCTGCCTCTAATGCCAGTCATTAGAGtaggtagattttttttttcgtgtcaggagcaaccggagttgcttctggagtgagagaattggccgtctgcaaggacgttgcccaggggacgcccggatgtttttgatgtttttaccatccttgtgggaggcttctctcatgtccccgcatggagctggagctgataaagggagctcatccacgctctccccgggtgggattcgaacctggcagctttcaggtcagcaacccaaccttcaagtcacttagtccactacgccatctgggggctagtAGGTAGATACACTGATGCATATGTGTGGAAGTCACGAGACATTTCTgtacctccttttccttctcttttcttactttttaaattttatttgaaaaGCGGGAGATCCAGAAATTGTATGAAGCCAAATCTTTCTTGTTCCTGGGTTGTGGCTGGACTGTGGATGATACCACCTTCCAAGCCCTCTTCCTCGAAGCTGTGAAGCACAAGTCAGACCTGGAGCATTTCATGCTTGTGCGCCGCGGAGATGTGGACGAGTTCAAGAAACTCCGGGAAAACATGCTGGACAAAGGGATCAAAGTGATCTCATATGGAGATGAATACACAGACTTGCCAGAGTATTTTGAGAGACTCACAAATGAGATCTCCAACCAGTGTCATCCAGGTAAGGGGAACAACGACATCAATTGTATGAATGACATGTATGTTCAGACTTGACTCCAGTGAATTCAAGGTGTTAAACATAGCTGTTCTTTccccccagttatcttccccaaATTGCTGTTAGTTTCATATTCTCAGTGGGATCTTGAACCTGGATATTCTAGTTACTCAAACAGTTACACATACCATCTCTCTGATCTTGGTAATAGTTGAGTTTAACTGTCGTGGGGGGATTGTTGTGAGTTGAGGTCACaattatacgagggctatccagaaagtaggctacgttttggattttaaaaaggacaaaatataggataaatcatttaccatatgcagctgaaaaacacatcccaaaactacaatctcatgtaatccccatttaaatttaaccacatttcttatagataaatgagtttgaaaagtactgcaccagtaaatttgccgcctctctcctccgtttccaacaatgggggcgtggctggcagcgcagcgttttggctacgctgcaggaagggagaagggggaagagatgaggacacaagcggggaatttactggtgcagtacttttcaaattcatttatctataagaaacgtggctaaatttaaatggggattacatgagattgtagttttgggatgcgtctttcagctgcatatggtaaatgatttatcctatacttagtcctttttaaaatccaaaacgtagcctactttctggatagccctcatatctACCTCTGAATTGTCAGTGTTGAAAGGGGTTGTAATCCAAAAATCAGCAAGGCACAGGTTTTGGGAAGCTTGTTCACAGCAGATGATTTACTATTACAGCTATTCCATGGTGTTGGGCTTCATCAAAAAGGAAATGGGTTTGGAATACTGTCAATAGCTAACGTTTTTGGGAGGCCTGCTATAAGCACAAAATGTTTTGTAGCTACGTCTTTAGTCTGCATGACTTTGCCACCTTCAAACCACAGCATCTTTTTCATTTCCCACTCAGGTATACCCCAGGAGGGACAATTAAATGGCACTGATGGAGCGCACGCTGAAATCAAAGGAACGGAGCTCACTTAATGCTCAAAAGCCCCTAAGGTCAGCTGGAAAGACAAGTCTTGTTAAGCTGTAAGTTACCATTGACATGGACATTCATAATGGCTCAAGACTTAACAGGTTGTATCTTGGAAAACATGGAAGTTCCTTAAAAAGGACGTCATAGATGCCTCTTTTAAAAACACGTCACATTACAGGGGCCCATCTGATGCCAGCAGAAGTGAGCCGTGGTTGTAATTAGTTACTTCTTACTCCAGATTGACAAAGATGGATTTGAAGGGGAAGTTATTTTTAAAGGGAATATCTTTGTACTGCAATTTAACTTGGCATGAGTAAAGGACTTGGTCAGGCATAAATGAAGAAAGTTGTTGGCAGCTAATGTCAGCTTAAACAGATATGATAAGGATATCCTTGCAGAGTGATGCTTAGCAAGTTTGCATCCAATGGGACAGAAGAGATACTACTCCAGGCTAGTAACTCAGTTAACTGACCAACTGGGTTCAGAAACAGGAAGCACAAGTGACTTTGGTGGCTCTTGTCCTCTGATGGCTGCAACATGTCCACCATAGAAAGGCCCCTAAGGCTTATTTGCATCAGAGGATGTGGTTTTTATCTGGGATGTAGCAAATAACCATGCAAAATAATTCAATAGAAATTGCATGTCCCTTCATGATGCTGTTTAGCcttccatccatcacccatctgcATGATTGAATATCTGAAGTCTTTCTTAGAATATTGTTCCACAGATCCAACAATAAATGAAGGTTATTTTTGTTGAAGGTTGACGTGGAAATATAGAGTATGGTTAAGTCTCTGTGCAGTTAGCAAGGGGTTCTTCCATGAGCGAGTTTATGTGCCTTTTTCAAGCATCCCTTTTCCAAGACCTGCTTGTCTCCCTTTTAATCTGATGTTTTGATATCAACCCTCCACCCAGAGGTCCACAGGTTTTGTTAGGATGTCTCCTATTGCCTTTGGATTTAAGGCCAGTGCCCTTAGATCACTTCTGAAGCTACTAACTCGGTTCAAGGCAAGATCACAAAGCACTTCATCTGCAGCTTTACTGGTTAGCTCGTGCCTGAAATGCAATGCAAGAAGTTGGCAGCTTCAAGCGAGACATATCATTCTCGAGGCCACTCGGAGAACTAAAATCAAGCAAATATTTTCTTGGCACCTTGTTCTTGTGAGGGCCTATCTTGTTTTCTTGCTCTTCTGAAACAAATGATTTGAAGAACTTGACCCTGCACTTCTTGGACCCTTCTAATGTTGGACATGAGGATTGTCTTATCAGTGTGATGTTTTCTATTTAAGGCTGTATGTACAGAGAGATCCATCTTCTCCCTTTATGGAAGAGTTTGCTACTAGTGCTTTTTGTATTCTGCAAGACTGAAACATGAGTGTTTTAAAAATTAcctttttaaaatcttgttttATATGTTAGAAGCTGTAATAAAATAATGCTTTTAGACAGATTCATGACTGCACACCAGTGTATGTGAATGCAAGTATAGCTTAGATGTGAATACCAGGAGCTGGTGATGGCTGCTAGCTGCATATTCTACACGTGGAAACAATGACACTCCATTAAGGGGAATCTAAGTCAACTTTAGCTGCAGGGTCCATATTGAAAAGAAACGAAGCATTTTACTAAACTTCAAAACCCAGAAGTCTGTAGGAGAGAGCTGTGGCATAATGTAGATACTTGTGGAAAGTATTTTGTGGTAGGAATTATCAGAAACACACACTCATAGTATCTGTTTTTCATAcatttcttccccttcctctaGTGGAAAAAAACTAAACCCATTTCTGCTTCAGACCCTTCTTCGCTTTGAACTGTGGCTGACTGCAACCATGCTTAACTTGTTTAATTGTAACCAAGTAATGATGGTTTGATGTTGGCTTGTCTTACACCATCCACAGATCATGTTGTCCAGTTTGGTGGCTTAGATGATGCCAAGCCATGTTTAAAACAAAGGCTtaggaggaatctcctttcctgtaatttccagagtcctagtctccagggcagcagaa comes from the Anolis carolinensis isolate JA03-04 unplaced genomic scaffold, rAnoCar3.1.pri scaffold_8, whole genome shotgun sequence genome and includes:
- the fam118b gene encoding protein FAM118B, whose protein sequence is MASNLSLNLAKEKLLEDGVPPAKKPRKLLPSLKTKKPQELVLVIGTGISAAVAPQVPALKSWKGLIQALLDAAVDFDLLEDEERRKFQKCLRDDKNLIHVAHDLIQKLSPRTSNVRSTFLKDCLYEVFDDLESKMEDTGKQLLRSVLHLMEKGALVLTTNFDNLLEIYATDQGKQLESLDLTDEKKVLEWAQEKRKLSVLHIHGVYTNPSGIVLHPAGYQNVLRNTEVMREIQKLYEAKSFLFLGCGWTVDDTTFQALFLEAVKHKSDLEHFMLVRRGDVDEFKKLRENMLDKGIKVISYGDEYTDLPEYFERLTNEISNQCHPGIPQEGQLNGTDGAHAEIKGTELT